The Candidatus Kryptobacter tengchongensis DNA window ACCGGATGGAGAATATGAATTTGCGGATCAAAAAGTAATCGTCAAAGACAAAAAAATTTTTCTTGAAGACGGAACACTTGCCGGGAGCACGCTCACAATGGAACAAGCAGTAAAAGTCATGGTTGAACTTGTTGATGTCCCCATTACATCTGCTGTTAGAATGGCCTCATTAAATCCAGCCCGAGTTCTCGGGAAAGAACATCGCAAGGGAATTCTCGCCACTGGGAAAGATGCAGATATAGTTGTTCTTGATAAAAATTTCAATGTCCATATGACAATTTATGAGGGGGAAATAAAATATAAAAAGGACTGAAGATGAAAAACGTTTTTAAAAATAATGTTTTGACACTTTGCCTTATTTTGTTAGTTCTTTCGCCTCACAAACCTCAATCAAAAACAAATAAATATGTCTTGTCAAATTTTAAACTTGAAAAGATAAAGCAAGACAAATTTGCACTCGTCATCACCTTGAAACCAATTCCCGGGATACATATAAATTCAGAACCAAGACCAGAGATTAAATTCAATGAACCTGTTGAAGTTTTGAACATAAAATTTGATAAAGCAAAGGGAAGTTATATTGACACACAAAAACCAATAATAGTTGAGCTGAAGATTAAAACACATGAGATAAAATCCCTAAGCGGGAAATTTATCTATTTTTATTGTTCCGATGATGAAGGCTGGTGTTCAAAATTTGTTGAAAATTTCAGGGTAGAATTATAAAAAATTATCTTTTCAAAATTAACTTTGCGGAAGCCTCCGAAAGGGTTGTATCAACACGGATGATCTTATCAGCGTCAGCGATAAAAATCAAACCAGATCTTATATCAATACTTCGTGGTAGATTCAATCCACCGAGATTTTCTGCTTTGAAAATTTTCTCAACTTTATTACTTGTTAATTTCACAATGCCTTTAAGCCCGACATCTGCAACGAAAAAACAATTTGATACCGAATCATATTTTATATCAACGGGCATTATCAAAGATTCTTGAATCTTCCCGATAAATTTTATTGTATCTCTTTTTGAATAAATTGCGATCCTCCCAAGCTCGGGATCTGTGCAATAAATGTTATATTTATCAACTGCTATTGCAGTTGGAAACTTCAAATTCAATGGGTCGGTGAAAGACGAGATGAGTTTAAAGTTGCGGTCAAAAATTTTAATAGCCCCATTGTCAATTACATAAAATTTTTCTCCATCGGTGGAAATGTAACTTGGATACTTGACCATAAATTGCGCGACATTAGCAGTTCTATCCGGATAAACGATTGTTATTTTCCCAGCATCACAAATATACAACCCTTCATTATAATACATCACTCCTCCAGCCCACCGTAAATATGTAAATCTGTTAAGAACATTACCAACGGTATCAAGCACTTGAACATGTGAATAAATATCGCTTGAAATTGCAAATTTTGATGGGTTGATCAACGCAATTGAATTTATGTGATCAATTAAAGCTTCGTTAGCTTTCTTCATTTCTTCAATGGTTTTATACTTTTCACGGGATGAAACGATGAAATAATCAATTTCAACCTCGCCTTCATCCGTTCCAAGGATTATAAAGCCGGAGTTAAAATATGGTTTCTCATCAAATACTTTTCTATCGTTAAAATAAACAGTATATTTCTCGGGTAAAACTTCAACAGTGATTGTTTTCCATTTATCCTTTGATTTCGGCAAAGAAGCAAATTTTGCTATCTTCTCCTCGGCAGTTGGTTCAATTACGCCTGTGTAGATTACATTATTAAAAAACTTAACATAATTTCCAGCGCGAATTAAATAAACATCATAAACATTGAACATAAGGGAAACTTTACTTCCAGAAAAAGAAAATTTAACAGTATATCCTGTTTTTGGTGGGATCAAAAGATTTAGCCCCAAAAGTGACGGTTTACCCACAGCTTCCAATTTAAGTTTTCCATTTTCAACATTTGATTTCCCAGAGATTACAAACCAAACATCATCAAGCTTTGCTCTGTTAAATTCATCTGAAAACCATATATTTTGCGCGTTGCCGATGGAATATAAAATCAAAAGCACAAGTATAAGAGAGTTTCTCAACATCAAAATTAAGATTTAAATTTTAAGTCCAAATATAAGATTGCAAAATTTTGTGAAAAATTTCAATCCACAGGTTTATCAACGAGTCCAAGATTAAGAAGGGCGTTGTAAGCGGCGAATTTTTCAGCTTCTTTTTTATTTTTCCCCTGTCCAACCCCAACAACTCGGTCTCCAAGCAAAACTTCAACAGTGAAAATTCTTTCATGTTCGGGTCCTTCAACTTTCACAACTCTGTAAGTTACATCAAGATTTACCTTATGCGAATACTCAACCAGTATGCTTTTGTAGTGTTCCTTTGTTGATTCATAAAATTTTGAATCAAACTCTCCGAGCAACTCTTTGAAAACACGAGTTAGAAATTTTTTTGTAGTTTCAAATCCAGAGTCAAGATATATTGCACCAACAATTGCTTCAAACGCATCAGCAAGCATTGAGTTATATCCTTGCATCAAGGCTCGTTTAGCGGAGTGGCTTAAGAGCATAAATTCATCAAGCCTTAAGAGATAAGCATATTTGACCAAAATCCCTTTGTTTATGATTCGCGACCTCAAACGAGTTAATCTGCCCTCGCTTGCAAACGGATAAGCTTTGTAAAGGAGTTCACCAGCAACTAAATTTAAAATTGAATCACCAAGAAACTCAAGTCGTTCATTTGATTCCGTCTTTATTCCATACTTCTGTTTTGCAATCGGAACAAAAGATCTATGGGTTAACGCTTGAACAAAAATATCCCTGTTGTGAATTTTTACCCCAAGAATCTTTTCAAGCTCTTTAAATTTTTCCTTGCTTATTAAACCTGAGTTTGAACTATTTAAAAGCTTGTACAACTTTTTGATTACTTTGAACAGAGCCATTATTCTTCAAACTTTTTGAAAACTATTGAAACATTATGTCCACCGAATCCAAATGAATTTGAAATCGCTGCTTTAACCTCTTTCTCAATTGCTTGATTTGGCACATAGAAAAGGTCACATTCGGGATCGGGATACTCATAGTTTATTGTAGGATGAATTTTGCCGGTAGTTATTGACAAAATCGTTACAATTGCTTCAACCGCTCCAGCAGCGCCTAAGAGATGCCCTATCATTGATTTAGTTGAATTTATAGCAAGTTTGTAGGCGTGATCACCAAAAACAGTTTTTATTGCCTGGGTTTCATTTTTATCGTTTTCTTTAGTTGATGTTCCATGTGCATTGATATAGTCAATATCCTCTGGTAATAATCCAGCATCTTTGAGTGCAAGCGACATTGACCTTGCAGCTCCCTCACCGCAAGGAGCTGGTGCAGTTATATGATAAGCATCTGCTGTAAGCCCAAAACCAGCAACTTCAGCATAAATTTTTGCACCACGATTTAAAGCATGTTCAAGCGATTCAAGTATCAAAGTACCCGCTCCTTCACCCATGACGAAACCATCACGTTGTGCGTCAAACGGTCTGCTTGCCTTTTGTGGTTCATCATTTCTTGTTGAAAGCGCCCTCATAGCATTAAAAGAACCAATACCCATTGGGCATATAGCTGATTCTGAACCACCTGTAACTACAACATCTGCAAGACCACGCTCAATTAACATAACTGCATCCGCTATCGCATTTGCTGAACTTGCACAGGCAGAGACAGTGGAATAATTTGGACCCTTGAAACCATATCTTATGGAAATATAACCAGGTACAATGTCAACTATCA harbors:
- a CDS encoding 3-oxoacyl-[acyl-carrier-protein] synthase II, giving the protein MFNRKRVVVTGMGVISPVGLTIEEFWKNLLEGKSGVDYITRFDTTNFATKFAAEVKNFDPMNYMDRKLAQRMDIFTQFAMAATEMAIKDAGLNSDSKIDKERVAVVYASGIGGMWTYHTQHELLFKTGTPRHISPFTVTMMIVDIVPGYISIRYGFKGPNYSTVSACASSANAIADAVMLIERGLADVVVTGGSESAICPMGIGSFNAMRALSTRNDEPQKASRPFDAQRDGFVMGEGAGTLILESLEHALNRGAKIYAEVAGFGLTADAYHITAPAPCGEGAARSMSLALKDAGLLPEDIDYINAHGTSTKENDKNETQAIKTVFGDHAYKLAINSTKSMIGHLLGAAGAVEAIVTILSITTGKIHPTINYEYPDPECDLFYVPNQAIEKEVKAAISNSFGFGGHNVSIVFKKFEE
- a CDS encoding ribonuclease-3; its protein translation is MALFKVIKKLYKLLNSSNSGLISKEKFKELEKILGVKIHNRDIFVQALTHRSFVPIAKQKYGIKTESNERLEFLGDSILNLVAGELLYKAYPFASEGRLTRLRSRIINKGILVKYAYLLRLDEFMLLSHSAKRALMQGYNSMLADAFEAIVGAIYLDSGFETTKKFLTRVFKELLGEFDSKFYESTKEHYKSILVEYSHKVNLDVTYRVVKVEGPEHERIFTVEVLLGDRVVGVGQGKNKKEAEKFAAYNALLNLGLVDKPVD